The following coding sequences lie in one Candidatus Thermoplasmatota archaeon genomic window:
- a CDS encoding presenilin family intramembrane aspartyl protease PSH, whose translation MKEKDMIPIIAMGLLFLVIQFLALAATEPFHAVGAKAFENPDDPANVLQVILIVIVFTAFILLIARYKKKFVKYIILFVFFMSIYYIFQAFFLVIVPSISFSVSFILAILAIILLMKYPEWYVVDILGMIIAAGIIAIFGVSISIPLTIALLSILAIYDAISVYKTKHMISLADTVVGESLPLLMVVPKKRNYSFLKETGLRKERDALFMGLGDVIVPGILASTSYFSGSFIVAISVITGSSVGFFLLMRLAARGNPQAGLPCLNGGAIIGYAISSYILFGKFIGFT comes from the coding sequence ATGAAAGAAAAAGATATGATTCCCATCATTGCCATGGGGCTCCTATTCCTTGTTATCCAGTTTCTGGCCCTGGCGGCGACAGAACCATTTCATGCAGTGGGTGCAAAAGCATTTGAAAATCCAGATGACCCGGCAAATGTTCTGCAAGTTATCCTCATTGTCATCGTATTCACCGCATTTATCCTTTTAATTGCAAGATACAAAAAAAAATTTGTGAAGTACATAATCCTGTTTGTATTTTTTATGTCGATATATTACATATTTCAGGCATTTTTTTTGGTTATCGTACCTTCTATTTCCTTTTCAGTTTCATTTATACTCGCAATTCTCGCAATCATCCTGCTCATGAAATATCCAGAATGGTATGTCGTTGACATCCTGGGCATGATAATCGCAGCGGGCATTATTGCAATATTTGGCGTTTCCATTTCAATCCCATTGACAATAGCTTTGCTGTCGATACTTGCCATATATGATGCAATTTCAGTTTACAAGACAAAACACATGATAAGCCTTGCAGACACGGTCGTGGGAGAAAGCCTTCCACTCCTCATGGTTGTACCAAAAAAACGCAACTATTCTTTTTTGAAAGAGACGGGCTTGAGGAAAGAAAGAGATGCTCTTTTCATGGGTCTCGGGGATGTCATCGTACCCGGCATACTCGCATCCACCTCATATTTTTCTGGAAGCTTTATTGTGGCAATATCGGTGATAACAGGCTCGTCGGTCGGATTTTTTTTACTGATGCGATTGGCAGCAAGAGGCAATCCGCAGGCAGGGTTGCCATGCCTTAACGGAGGGGCAATAATTGG